GCAGTCGCGACGTTCGAGACCAACGAAAATGCTCGGGTGTGGAAGTCTATGCTCAGCTAGATGAGCACGAAGGCTATCTGCCGGCGGCGTCATGAGTGCCGATTGAAAGGCGCCCGAACCCTTGAGCAGAATCGCCCGCTTGGCCCTACTGGCTTCAGTGGCTTCCTCCTCGAGGACCGCGGCAGCCTTTGACTGACCTCGCGCAAGAGCCTGAGTCATGACGTTGTATAGAGGTCCGTGCCCAAGTGAGAACAGTGCGAGAGACATTATGTCGGGACGAGCCTACAGGCGAAGCGTCATTGCTCCCCACGTCAGCCCAGCCCCAAATGCGACCGTGAGGATATTCGAACCAGGGCCGGCTCGGCCTTGCTCAATTGCTTCGTCCAGCGCGATCGGGACGGTCGCAGAACTCATGTTGCCATACTTGTTCACATTAACGAACACCTTCTCCATCGGGATGCCCGAGTACTTTGCGGTGGCTTCGATAATTCGGATGTTGGCCTGATGCGGCACCAGTAGATCGATGTCATCAGCCGTCATGCCGGCCTTCTGTAGCGCGAGATCGCATGCCTCCGCCATGTTTCGGACCGCACTCTTGAAGATTTCACGACCCAGCATCTTCATGAGGTGACGGCCTTCGTCGAGCACACTCTGACTGACCGGATCGACGGCCCCTCCACCGGGTCGATATAGTAGATCCGCCAGATTTCCATCAGATTGGAGATGGGAAGATAGAATTCCGCGCCCCGAGCCATTCGATCGTTTGACGACCGCAGCGCCCGCGCCATCTCCGAACAGCACGGCTGTCGTACGATCCGTCCAGTCGATGATCGCGCTCATCTTTTCCGCAGCGATGACTAGTGCGACATCGCCGCGGCCCGCCGCGAGGTACCCTTCGGCCATGCTCAACGCATAGATGTGTCCCGTGCAGGCCGCTTGGATATCGAAAGCGAAGGCGTTGTTGCATTCGAGGAGGGGCTGCATGTCACACGCGGTGGAGGGCAGCCATCGATCGGGCGTCGCAGTCGAGACGATGAGTAGGTCGACCTCGCCCGGATGCACGCCTGCCCGTTCCATAGCCTGACGGCCGGCAGCACTCCCCATTTGCGCCGTGGTAAGCCCCTTCGGAGCGATTCGACGTTCGCTGATGCCGGTGCGCGTCCGGATCCATTCATCGGACGTATCCATTTGCTTCGCGAGGTCAGCGTTGGTCACCACATTGTCCGGGAGAAAACGGCCGGTGGCGACGATTTCTACGATTGGGGTCGGTGTGTTCATGGCTTCAAATCCTCAACACTGTGTTGGACCAATCCGGCCCGGACGGCTCGTGCGGCGACCGCCAGCGCGTTCCGAATTGCTTTTGGCGGAGAACTGCCGTGACAGATAATGGATACGCCTCCCAAGCCTAGTAGGGGTGCTCCACCATACTCGGCATAATCGAGGACCCGGAAGACATGGTCCAAGTCCAGTTTCTGATCTTTGGCCTCGCCAATCTCGTCGCGCAAGAGACCTACGATGTGTTCGGCGACCGATTCATAGAACTTCAGCAGGATGTTCCCAACGAATCCGTCACAGACGATCACATCGCACTCTCCCTGCACGATGTCTCGGCCTTCAACGTTCCCAATGAAATTGATGCCATCCACACTGAGAAGAGCCTGGTATGTCTCAACCGTCAGGACACTTCCCTTGCTGGGCTCCACGCCGATATTGAGCAATCCCACTCTTGGATTTGTATAGCCCATCGCGTCACGGGCGTACACGCTCCCGAGATGAGCAAACTGCACGAGATGGTGGGATTTGCACCCGATGTTGGCACCGGCATCCAGCAGAAGACAGAGCTCGCCGGCGGTTGGTAGTAGCGCACCAACGGGTGGGCGATCCACACCAGGAAGAGGCCGAAGTGTAAACAGCGAGGCTGCCATGACCGCTCCGGTGGAGCCTGCGCTGACGAAAGCGTCTGCTTCCCCGGCCTTGTGCAATTTCAGGCCCACCGCGATCGACGAATCGGGCTTTCGGCGAATTACTGATGCGGGCGAGTCCTCGGGTGAGACGCGGTCCGGTGCATGATGTACACGGATACCCGTCGGGACGTCGTCGTACGTTGCTAGTTCTGCGCGGATCAGTCCTTCGTCGCCCACGAGTATGATTTCGGCGTCAGCTGCTGACTCCTGGAGTGCCTGAATGGCCCCCGCGACCTCAGGTCGCGGGGCGTGGTCGGTACCCATCGCGTCCAGTGCTATACGCAAGGCGGTACTCCGCGTCCGGGGCTCAGCGATGATCCTTCGGAGGAAATGCGTCGGTCATCCTGCCGACATTCCGAAGAAGCTCGAATCAGTCCAGGTCGATTTTGAGAACGGGTTCGCCCTTGTAGTGCCCACAACTCGGGCAGACACGGTGCGGAATCTTGTTATCACCACACTTGGGGCACGCGTGGACGGTTACGCCCTCGGCCTTGATATGGGTGCGCCGCTTCCGCTTGCGCTGCTTCGACGTGCGTTTCTTTGGTACGGCCATCGTTTCACTCGCTCTTCAAATTCCGGAGAGCACCCCATCTAGGGTCGACCTTCTCCTCTGTGCAGTCGCACGAACCTTCGTTCAGGTTCGTACCGCACATGGGACAAAGCCCTTGGCAATCCGGTTTGCAAACTGCGTATGGATTCATGGCGAGAATCACTTCCTCTCGCACCGCTTCACTCACATCAAGTTCGGAGCCCTTCGGGTCCAACAAATACGCTCCGGTGTCCTCGTCATCAGTTTCTGACTCCTCGCTCTGAAACACGAGAGTGAGCCCCCCCGCAAACTGCGATTCCACTGGCTGAAGACAGCGCGTGCACTCTAGGTGGAGCGCGCCTCGGACCCTGCCTCTGACCACGACCTGACCCGTTCCAGCGAGCGTCGCCTCCAACTGCACATCAACGTCACTCGCCCAACGGATTCTCGTCTCACTCCACAGTCCGTCATCCGCTGCGACACTGGCCGCAAAGCTAACGGACCCCTCTCGGTCCAACAGCCCAAGGTCAACTTTGAGCATAGTCGTAAAAGCTAGTAATAACCCGTTGAAAGTCTAGGGAAATCCGGGCGTCAGGAGCCCTGGATCCCCAGCTGTTCGTGGGTCGGGAAAAAGAATTCGATCTCAATTGTAGCGTTCTCATCGGAATCCGATGCGTGGATCGCGTTTCGCCCCTTCGATTCCGCGTAGAGTTTCCGGACGGTTCCCTCTTCCGCTTCAGCCGGATCCGTTGCCCCGATCGCTCCGCGAAGCTTCGTAACCGCATCATCTGCCTCAAGCACCATGGGAATGACTGGACCTGAGGTCATGAACTCAACCAGTTCGTCGTAGAACGGTCGGCCTTGGTGGACTGCGTAAAACGCCCCGGCCTGGGCCTGGCTCAGTATCGTCAGGCGGAGTGCACGAACTGTGAAGCCCCTGCCCTCCAGATGAGCGAGAACCTTTCCCGCCTTGCCCGAGCCTACGGCGTCGGGCTTAATGATTGCCAATGTAAGGCTCATGAAATACCTGTTGGTTCGTCGTTGTCAGATGATACTGCGTGCATCGCCTTCAGGATTGAATCACGCGTAACCAGCCCAATGAGCTCTCCATCGCGAACGACGGGAAGCTGCTCGACATTTCGGTCCACCATCTTCCGGGCGGCGTCGCCGAGCGTCTGTGTCTCTGACACGCACAGCACTGAGCGCGTCATGACATCACGAGCCGCCATCGGTCCGTCTGTCCCCATCTTATAGGTTGGCGCCTCTTTGAGTATGTGACTCAGGGCATCACCCGTCGTGATGACACCCAAGACCTCATAGCGCTCTCCGACCACCGGCAGCGCACGAATTCCTCTTCGAACCATGAGGCCGATTACCTCGGAAAGCGGTGTGTCCGCGTAGACCCGGAACTGCGCCGGCTCCACGGCATGCTCCACGAGAAGCGTTTCATTGATGAGTGCTTCCATTCTGACCTTCCTCAGTCCCCAGCGCCTAGTGCGACCGATCCTCGGGGTGCCCGTGCCCTTACCTATGCGAGGGCTTCCTGAATCAGGCCCACGATATCGGCAGGCCGCTTCGCGACCGAAATGCCGTTGTCCTCAAAAGCCTTCATTTTCTCTTCAGCGGTTCCTGAGGATCCACTGATGATCGCACCGGCGTGCCCCATCTGGCGGCCTGGAGGTGCCGTCTGACCTGCAATAAAACCGACCACCGGCTTGGACATATTTGCCTTCACCCACGCAGCTGCCTCTTGTTCGTCGGTGCCACCAATCTCGCCGATCATTACGACCGCCGACGTGTCCCCGTCCGCTTCGAAGGCTTCGAGACAATCTATGAAGTTCGTCCCAATCAGCGGATCACCACCAATACCCACACAGGTGCTCTGACCCAGCCCGACGTTGCTCAACTGAAAGACTGCCTCGTACGTCAGCGTCCCCGACCGCGACACCACGCCTATCGGTCCCTCGGCTGTAATTTGTGCCGGCAGGATGCCAACCTTCGACTTCCCTGGCGACAAAAGGCCTGGGCAGTTCGGCCCTAGAATTCGGACTCCCTTGTCCCGGGCGAACGCGTGTGCGCGTGCCATGTCCAGCACCGGCACGCCCTCGGTGATCGCGACCACGAGTGCCACGCCTGAGTCGACGGCTTCGAGAATGGCATTCGCCGCGAATGCCGGCGGCACATAGATGACCGAAGTGTTCGCACCAGTCTGTGCAACCGCCTCGTCCATCGAGTTGAAAATCGGAGCTGTTTTGCCGCCCGGGCCTTCAAACGTCTGACCGCCCTTCCCCGGGGTGACACCAGCGACGACCTGCGTCCCGTACTCCATCATCTGGCGGGTGTGGAACGAGCCGTCGCGGCCGGTAATGCCCTGAACGACGAGTCGGGTATCGGAATCAATAAAGATGGCCATGGTTTCGCCTATGCCTTCGCTAGCTCGACGGCCTTTTCTACGACGTCGTCCATCGACGTGTAGGCCGAAAAGCCTGCTTCTTCGAGGATTTTCAAGCCGAGCTCTTCGTTCGTTCCCGTCAGACGGATCACGATGGGCGGCTTGATGTCGATACGTTTCGTGGCCGCCACGATTCCGTTGGCGACATCGTCGCAGCGGGTGATCCCACCGAAGATGTTGAAGAGAATCGACTTCACGTTCGGGTCGGACGTGATGATCTCGAGCGCGGAGACAACCTTGTCCGGATTCGATGACCCGCCGATGTCCAGAAAATTGGCCGGTTCGCCCCCGTAGTACTTCACGAGATCCATCGTCGCCATTGCCAGCCCTGCACCGTTTACGCAACACCCTACATCACCGTCGAGCTTCACGTAGGACAGCCCCGCCTCGCGAGCGATCCGTTCGGACGCAGGCTCGGCTGAAAGATCACGCATGGCAGCGACCGCGGGACGCCGAAACAGCTCGTTTCCGTCGATGGTCATCTTTGCATCGATGGCCTTGATATCACCCGCGGGTGTTGTGATGAGGGGGTTGATTTCCGTCATCGAGGCGCCGGAGTCCACGAAGGAGTCATAGAGCTGCGCGATGACCTTGGTGGCCTTCTTGATGTGCGCCGGATCTTCGTAGAGGAAATTTGCCAGCCAGAAAGCCTGATGCGGAAGCAGCCCGTATCTCGGGTCGACCGCGAGCTTACGGATCGCATCGGGATTCGTGTGGGCGACTTCCTCGATGTCCA
Above is a window of Longimicrobiales bacterium DNA encoding:
- a CDS encoding ketoacyl-ACP synthase III, which translates into the protein MNTPTPIVEIVATGRFLPDNVVTNADLAKQMDTSDEWIRTRTGISERRIAPKGLTTAQMGSAAGRQAMERAGVHPGEVDLLIVSTATPDRWLPSTACDMQPLLECNNAFAFDIQAACTGHIYALSMAEGYLAAGRGDVALVIAAEKMSAIIDWTDRTTAVLFGDGAGAAVVKRSNGSGRGILSSHLQSDGNLADLLYRPGGGAVDPVSQSVLDEGRHLMKMLGREIFKSAVRNMAEACDLALQKAGMTADDIDLLVPHQANIRIIEATAKYSGIPMEKVFVNVNKYGNMSSATVPIALDEAIEQGRAGPGSNILTVAFGAGLTWGAMTLRL
- the plsX gene encoding phosphate acyltransferase PlsX, translated to MRIALDAMGTDHAPRPEVAGAIQALQESAADAEIILVGDEGLIRAELATYDDVPTGIRVHHAPDRVSPEDSPASVIRRKPDSSIAVGLKLHKAGEADAFVSAGSTGAVMAASLFTLRPLPGVDRPPVGALLPTAGELCLLLDAGANIGCKSHHLVQFAHLGSVYARDAMGYTNPRVGLLNIGVEPSKGSVLTVETYQALLSVDGINFIGNVEGRDIVQGECDVIVCDGFVGNILLKFYESVAEHIVGLLRDEIGEAKDQKLDLDHVFRVLDYAEYGGAPLLGLGGVSIICHGSSPPKAIRNALAVAARAVRAGLVQHSVEDLKP
- the rpmF gene encoding 50S ribosomal protein L32: MAVPKKRTSKQRKRKRRTHIKAEGVTVHACPKCGDNKIPHRVCPSCGHYKGEPVLKIDLD
- a CDS encoding DUF177 domain-containing protein, giving the protein MLKVDLGLLDREGSVSFAASVAADDGLWSETRIRWASDVDVQLEATLAGTGQVVVRGRVRGALHLECTRCLQPVESQFAGGLTLVFQSEESETDDEDTGAYLLDPKGSELDVSEAVREEVILAMNPYAVCKPDCQGLCPMCGTNLNEGSCDCTEEKVDPRWGALRNLKSE
- the ndk gene encoding nucleoside-diphosphate kinase, coding for MSLTLAIIKPDAVGSGKAGKVLAHLEGRGFTVRALRLTILSQAQAGAFYAVHQGRPFYDELVEFMTSGPVIPMVLEADDAVTKLRGAIGATDPAEAEEGTVRKLYAESKGRNAIHASDSDENATIEIEFFFPTHEQLGIQGS
- a CDS encoding CBS domain-containing protein, with amino-acid sequence MEALINETLLVEHAVEPAQFRVYADTPLSEVIGLMVRRGIRALPVVGERYEVLGVITTGDALSHILKEAPTYKMGTDGPMAARDVMTRSVLCVSETQTLGDAARKMVDRNVEQLPVVRDGELIGLVTRDSILKAMHAVSSDNDEPTGIS
- the sucD gene encoding succinate--CoA ligase subunit alpha, giving the protein MAIFIDSDTRLVVQGITGRDGSFHTRQMMEYGTQVVAGVTPGKGGQTFEGPGGKTAPIFNSMDEAVAQTGANTSVIYVPPAFAANAILEAVDSGVALVVAITEGVPVLDMARAHAFARDKGVRILGPNCPGLLSPGKSKVGILPAQITAEGPIGVVSRSGTLTYEAVFQLSNVGLGQSTCVGIGGDPLIGTNFIDCLEAFEADGDTSAVVMIGEIGGTDEQEAAAWVKANMSKPVVGFIAGQTAPPGRQMGHAGAIISGSSGTAEEKMKAFEDNGISVAKRPADIVGLIQEALA
- the sucC gene encoding ADP-forming succinate--CoA ligase subunit beta, with translation MDIHEYQAKECFALAGIPVPPGQIATTPDQAESIANEYACAVMVKAQVHSGGRGKAGGVKYCNNAAEAREHATNILGMDINGLTVEKVLVTPAEDIESEAYVGVLIDRKRQSATFMVSPEGGVDIEEVAHTNPDAIRKLAVDPRYGLLPHQAFWLANFLYEDPAHIKKATKVIAQLYDSFVDSGASMTEINPLITTPAGDIKAIDAKMTIDGNELFRRPAVAAMRDLSAEPASERIAREAGLSYVKLDGDVGCCVNGAGLAMATMDLVKYYGGEPANFLDIGGSSNPDKVVSALEIITSDPNVKSILFNIFGGITRCDDVANGIVAATKRIDIKPPIVIRLTGTNEELGLKILEEAGFSAYTSMDDVVEKAVELAKA